In [Limnothrix rosea] IAM M-220, a single window of DNA contains:
- the coaD gene encoding pantetheine-phosphate adenylyltransferase: protein MIAIYPGSFDPITLGHLDIIQRGDRLFEKVIVAVLCNPSKSPLFSLEKRVEQIKDCTQHLPNVEVESFTGLTIEYARQRNAGVLLRGLRVLSDFEKELQMAHTNKTLWANIETVFLATSNEYSFLSSSVVKEVAKFGGSIDHLVPDNVANDLYKCFRVPPQPKPQ, encoded by the coding sequence GTGATCGCAATTTATCCCGGTAGCTTTGATCCCATTACCCTTGGTCATCTCGATATCATTCAACGGGGCGATCGCCTATTCGAGAAAGTCATTGTCGCAGTCCTCTGTAATCCCAGTAAATCACCCCTTTTCAGCCTTGAGAAACGTGTCGAGCAAATTAAAGACTGTACCCAACATTTACCCAATGTCGAAGTCGAAAGCTTTACTGGACTCACCATCGAATACGCCCGCCAACGCAACGCCGGAGTTTTATTAAGAGGATTGCGAGTGCTCTCGGACTTTGAAAAAGAGCTACAGATGGCACATACAAATAAGACACTTTGGGCTAACATCGAAACAGTATTCCTCGCGACGTCGAACGAGTATAGTTTTCTTAGTAGTAGCGTCGTCAAAGAAGTTGCTAAATTTGGTGGTTCTATTGATCACCTTGTCCCTGATAACGTCGCTAACGATCTCTACAAATGCTTCAGAGTTCCACCCCAACCGAAACCCCAGTAA
- a CDS encoding metallophosphatase, whose protein sequence is MHWAILSGIEGNLEAYEAVLRDVHRQTPTVTDLFILGDLIDGTPEGNVVVERIRHPKKGELVPQVCKGAWEEQCLIVRGLAVEPEENLFVLEKGGFVLRQLWDNVPREMVQWFSRLHFGFAELDCLLVHGSSLGVFEKLTPDLSPLILLDRLARTGSNRLFCGRSGQTFKYQVAKAKLAATVTTLDSVEEEQNYDVGDRLIIGVGNVGRQPKEATYTLYNPETDKLIFRTVRYGKTAGFR, encoded by the coding sequence ATGCATTGGGCAATTTTAAGCGGCATTGAAGGCAATCTAGAAGCCTATGAAGCGGTTTTGCGGGATGTCCACAGACAAACCCCCACCGTGACGGATTTATTTATTTTGGGCGATCTCATCGATGGCACTCCTGAGGGAAATGTGGTTGTTGAGCGTATTCGCCACCCCAAAAAAGGCGAATTAGTCCCCCAAGTGTGTAAAGGCGCATGGGAAGAACAATGCTTAATTGTGCGGGGATTGGCAGTGGAACCGGAAGAAAATTTATTTGTATTAGAGAAAGGAGGTTTCGTACTCAGACAACTCTGGGATAATGTGCCGAGGGAAATGGTGCAATGGTTTAGTCGTCTGCATTTTGGGTTTGCAGAGCTAGATTGTTTGCTGGTTCACGGGAGTAGTTTGGGTGTGTTTGAAAAGTTGACACCGGATCTATCGCCGTTGATTTTATTGGATCGATTAGCGCGCACTGGCAGTAATCGTTTATTCTGTGGGCGATCGGGTCAAACCTTTAAATATCAAGTTGCCAAGGCAAAGCTAGCTGCTACTGTCACAACCCTTGACTCTGTAGAAGAAGAGCAAAACTATGATGTGGGCGATCGCCTGATTATTGGTGTGGGAAATGTGGGTAGACAGCCCAAAGAAGCTACCTATACCCTCTACAACCCAGAGACCGATAAGCTGATTTTTCGGACAGTCCGCTATGGCAAAACAGCAGGTTTTAGGTAA
- a CDS encoding metallophosphoesterase family protein, with protein MKLAVLSCIHGNYEALITVLDDVEEQKVDQIYCLGDLVGYGPYPNEVAALVRSLDIPTVQGCWDEDIVDGLNACDCSYPSLLAEKRGKAAHVWTDKIIHPEIREYLAQLPKVIKKDQLAFTHGSPQSQHEYLLPELDGFLALERVLSTGADVLFCGHTHVPYVRTLDEGSLKFSVQTDSSKAIAAKQEFTTSIKQIINAGSVGEPRHGRPNATYIIYDTDADQVTMREVEYDYKKTCAAIIEQGLPKIFAWRLAKGMEFAERADDPTHLCERGV; from the coding sequence ATGAAACTAGCAGTTCTGTCCTGTATCCACGGGAATTACGAAGCTTTGATCACCGTCCTAGATGACGTTGAAGAGCAAAAAGTAGACCAAATTTATTGCCTCGGCGATCTTGTCGGCTACGGTCCCTATCCCAATGAGGTGGCAGCCTTAGTGCGATCGCTGGATATCCCCACCGTCCAAGGCTGCTGGGATGAAGATATTGTTGATGGGCTGAATGCCTGCGATTGTAGCTATCCTTCCCTTTTGGCCGAAAAACGCGGTAAAGCCGCCCATGTGTGGACAGACAAAATTATTCACCCAGAAATCCGTGAATATCTCGCCCAACTCCCCAAGGTGATTAAAAAAGATCAGCTCGCCTTTACCCATGGCAGTCCCCAAAGTCAGCATGAATATCTCTTGCCAGAATTAGATGGTTTCCTTGCATTGGAACGGGTTTTAAGTACTGGAGCCGATGTGCTGTTTTGTGGCCATACCCATGTGCCCTATGTGCGAACTTTAGACGAAGGGTCTCTGAAATTCTCTGTGCAAACTGACTCTAGTAAGGCGATCGCCGCCAAACAGGAATTCACCACTTCGATTAAACAAATTATCAATGCTGGGTCAGTCGGAGAACCCCGCCATGGCCGCCCCAATGCCACCTACATTATTTACGACACCGACGCAGATCAAGTGACTATGCGGGAAGTGGAATACGACTACAAAAAAACCTGTGCGGCGATTATTGAGCAAGGTTTACCAAAAATCTTTGCTTGGCGATTAGCGAAGGGCATGGAATTTGCCGAACGCGCCGATGATCCCACCCATCTTTGTGAGCGGGGGGTATAA
- a CDS encoding GTP-binding protein, with amino-acid sequence MIDWTKTKILAIAGLAGAGKTQWLREQFPDQAIAVTYFAPQTTDCPVDRHCLALDFPSWQFLEEGQELQLIEALQQGAIAVLELGFYVAPESGEPLLKMLEAEGFNCERVAFVSDQMATSPWHIWADHLIEVAMPLPSRNLEVWRSPTRGQVFDPDSLNIFWEELTDGAYGEIQRAKGILEIVDGRAFYLDYVSHQSESLYHELAVQPWLDGRPERFSGLEVVGTKLDGQQIADTILDCCLNDELLDYYQAQIRQQIQQQNQANPV; translated from the coding sequence ATGATTGATTGGACTAAAACGAAAATTTTGGCGATCGCCGGGTTGGCTGGAGCTGGAAAGACCCAATGGTTGCGAGAGCAATTTCCGGATCAAGCGATCGCCGTGACCTATTTCGCGCCCCAAACGACCGATTGCCCAGTGGATCGCCATTGCCTAGCCCTAGATTTTCCCTCGTGGCAATTTTTAGAGGAAGGGCAAGAATTGCAGCTCATCGAAGCCTTGCAACAGGGGGCGATCGCCGTATTGGAGTTGGGTTTTTATGTCGCGCCGGAATCTGGCGAACCATTACTCAAAATGCTTGAAGCAGAAGGGTTTAACTGTGAACGAGTGGCGTTTGTCTCCGACCAAATGGCGACTTCTCCGTGGCATATTTGGGCAGATCACCTGATCGAAGTAGCCATGCCCTTACCCTCCCGCAATCTAGAAGTGTGGCGATCGCCCACAAGAGGACAGGTGTTTGACCCAGACAGCCTCAATATTTTCTGGGAAGAATTAACGGACGGAGCCTACGGCGAGATCCAGCGCGCCAAGGGGATTCTCGAAATCGTTGATGGCCGCGCCTTTTATCTAGACTACGTTTCCCACCAATCCGAAAGCCTTTACCACGAGCTAGCCGTGCAACCCTGGTTGGACGGTAGACCTGAGCGATTTAGCGGCTTGGAGGTGGTCGGGACAAAACTCGACGGACAACAGATCGCCGACACCATCCTTGACTGTTGTTTAAACGATGAATTGCTCGATTACTATCAGGCGCAAATTCGCCAGCAAATTCAGCAACAGAACCAAGCAAATCCCGTTTAA
- a CDS encoding FAD/NAD(P)-binding protein, producing the protein MSLTRSATKEKTQQCDIAVVGAGMHSLTLVLHLLKKRPKWRKRIKVFDPHGQWLTCWHHQFAAQAIPHLRSPAVHHPHPDPFALRRFAEKRAQELFPPYDLPGTKLFADFCQAAIAEFKIEEQIVSAAVTDLEPPTGNQRKFTLNLKHGDPWQARRVVLATNRTQRQLPDWLETIETPYPADRLCHSDQVDLRGLYLRGERIIVVGGGLSTGHLALGAIARHGKVTVIARRAFQEKLFDADAGWMGPKYLKGFHAEPDWEKRLGMVLNARDGGSLTPTVMRKLRQAARQGAVTLKPDCQIATAQWRGDHWQLYCDNGEIIEGDRLWLATGSRFHLDAEPLLGKIQEHYPQKSIQGFPLLDQYLRWQGCDLFLMGGLAALQVGPTARNISGARMACDHLVPALTKSSLQRVYGGVGCNRVSA; encoded by the coding sequence ATGTCCCTCACTAGATCTGCCACCAAAGAAAAAACACAACAATGTGATATCGCAGTAGTCGGTGCTGGAATGCACAGCCTGACTTTGGTGCTGCATCTGCTCAAAAAGCGTCCGAAATGGCGTAAGCGCATCAAGGTTTTTGATCCCCATGGCCAGTGGCTTACTTGTTGGCATCATCAGTTTGCTGCCCAAGCTATTCCCCATCTGCGATCGCCTGCGGTGCATCATCCCCACCCCGATCCCTTTGCGTTAAGGCGGTTTGCAGAAAAGCGTGCCCAAGAATTATTTCCGCCCTATGATTTGCCCGGTACAAAATTATTTGCGGATTTTTGTCAGGCGGCGATCGCCGAATTTAAGATTGAAGAACAGATTGTTTCAGCCGCTGTCACCGATTTAGAGCCACCCACGGGAAACCAGCGGAAATTCACCCTTAATTTAAAACATGGTGATCCGTGGCAAGCACGGCGGGTGGTTCTCGCGACGAACCGAACCCAACGGCAACTACCTGATTGGCTCGAAACGATTGAAACACCCTATCCCGCAGATCGTCTGTGCCATAGTGACCAAGTGGATTTGCGGGGATTATATCTCCGAGGCGAACGGATTATTGTGGTGGGTGGCGGTTTATCGACAGGTCATCTCGCATTAGGGGCGATCGCCCGTCACGGAAAAGTCACAGTGATTGCCCGACGAGCCTTTCAAGAAAAATTATTTGATGCCGATGCGGGTTGGATGGGGCCAAAATATTTAAAAGGATTTCACGCGGAACCCGATTGGGAAAAACGACTAGGGATGGTACTCAATGCCCGTGATGGCGGCTCTTTAACGCCGACGGTGATGCGGAAACTCCGGCAGGCTGCACGCCAAGGTGCGGTCACCCTAAAACCCGATTGCCAAATTGCAACAGCTCAGTGGCGAGGTGATCATTGGCAACTCTATTGCGATAACGGTGAAATTATTGAGGGCGATCGCCTGTGGTTAGCGACAGGGAGTCGTTTCCATCTAGATGCGGAACCTCTATTGGGGAAAATCCAAGAACATTATCCCCAGAAAAGTATCCAAGGGTTTCCTCTCCTCGACCAATATCTGCGTTGGCAAGGCTGCGATCTATTTTTAATGGGAGGATTAGCGGCGCTTCAGGTTGGCCCCACTGCCCGTAATATTTCTGGCGCACGAATGGCCTGCGATCACCTTGTGCCAGCCCTCACCAAATCAAGTTTGCAAAGGGTTTATGGAGGCGTTGGTTGTAATCGAGTCAGTGCTTAA
- a CDS encoding substrate-binding domain-containing protein — MSSRRQFLISTGTVALATMLGGCGAARNSRLRMRVLEGSVSPQVLKAFRQAYPDQNPIKFKPVEQLTKLFADLEEIQTTTPENYEQRFPWQSDTPPKPPDLVTIGNGWFKEAIAAELIRPIDIEQLENWQSLENPWRSFIEDPQSGEIWGIPYRWGTTLLLYRKDRLKKFDWQPADWSDLWREDLAGQISLLNQSREVIGFVLKKLGYSYNEQNPEAIAELEGELATLHQNVKFYSSSNYLQPLITGDTWLAQAWSQDALSLMKRYPNLGAVVPKSGTALWCDLWVQPQKSEREFADLKPWLEFCGSESAIAQFAQSTFAASPLIYQTENLDAEVTENSLIFVNPETYKNSEIIESLPPSSEAQYQNLWLQMRQV; from the coding sequence ATGAGCAGTCGTCGCCAATTTTTAATCTCTACAGGAACTGTTGCCCTTGCTACGATGTTGGGTGGTTGTGGTGCGGCGCGAAATTCTCGGCTGCGGATGAGAGTGCTTGAAGGTAGTGTTTCACCCCAAGTGCTCAAGGCTTTTCGGCAGGCTTATCCTGACCAAAACCCGATTAAATTTAAACCCGTCGAACAGCTAACAAAATTATTTGCTGACCTCGAAGAAATCCAAACGACTACGCCCGAAAATTACGAGCAAAGATTTCCTTGGCAATCTGACACGCCCCCCAAACCACCGGATCTTGTCACCATCGGTAATGGCTGGTTTAAGGAGGCGATCGCCGCCGAACTGATCCGACCCATAGACATTGAGCAGCTCGAAAATTGGCAATCCCTCGAAAACCCTTGGCGTTCTTTTATTGAAGACCCACAATCTGGTGAAATTTGGGGCATTCCCTACCGCTGGGGCACAACATTGCTGCTCTATCGCAAGGACAGACTGAAGAAATTCGATTGGCAGCCGGCAGATTGGTCAGATCTCTGGCGGGAAGATCTTGCGGGTCAAATTTCCTTGCTTAACCAGTCCCGCGAAGTGATTGGCTTTGTGCTAAAAAAATTGGGCTATTCCTACAATGAGCAAAATCCAGAGGCGATCGCCGAGCTAGAGGGAGAACTCGCCACCCTCCACCAAAACGTCAAATTTTATAGTTCTAGCAATTATCTCCAGCCGTTAATCACCGGTGATACTTGGCTGGCCCAAGCTTGGTCTCAGGATGCTTTATCTTTAATGAAACGCTATCCGAATTTGGGCGCAGTTGTCCCCAAAAGTGGTACAGCGCTCTGGTGTGATCTCTGGGTGCAACCGCAAAAGAGCGAGCGAGAATTTGCTGATCTAAAGCCGTGGTTAGAATTTTGTGGCAGTGAATCGGCGATCGCCCAATTTGCCCAGTCCACCTTTGCCGCCTCACCATTAATTTATCAAACCGAAAATCTGGACGCGGAGGTCACAGAAAATTCCCTCATTTTCGTCAATCCAGAGACCTATAAAAATAGCGAAATTATCGAATCTTTGCCGCCCAGCTCCGAAGCCCAATACCAAAATCTTTGGTTACAGATGCGTCAGGTCTAA
- a CDS encoding Rieske 2Fe-2S domain-containing protein yields MVANVVSIAPEVSAEKFDWLEAWYPIHFEQDLSKTEPTRFVLLEKPLVIWWHAESQQWKVFADVCPHRLVPLSEGRIVDGCLECPYHGWQFSESGSCEKIPFQKGDGTANESPRAAATTYPCRVEQGLLFVYLGKLENAETQPLPTIPALDQYPGEWVMADVFRDIPYDATTLLENVLDTSHVAFTHHPRVGNRKNAKDFELEVSEVANTGFTGIWEEGPRMGKLGSQKTTFFAPSAMWHDIEDSPFGQVMTCVYAIPTEKGKCRAIVRLPFRFKSVIPRLIFKYTPRWWSHVNQMGILEDDQIFLHLQERELEKSNKNYAQTCYLPTGSDLFVLAYRKWVESFGEPFADQTFAPAEVSQEKLMERYHSHTENCSSCKAALANIKKIRAGLIIVGFLGWLALPFHGVLGLSTTVMGAIAAIISLGGLAWWKLGQYERKFYDGEYPPTRNYKK; encoded by the coding sequence ATGGTTGCAAACGTTGTCTCAATCGCCCCGGAAGTTTCCGCTGAAAAATTTGACTGGTTAGAGGCTTGGTATCCCATTCATTTTGAGCAGGATCTCAGCAAAACTGAGCCCACACGCTTTGTGCTCCTCGAAAAGCCTCTGGTGATTTGGTGGCACGCTGAATCGCAGCAATGGAAAGTGTTTGCTGATGTTTGTCCCCACCGTTTAGTGCCATTATCGGAAGGTCGCATCGTCGATGGTTGCCTCGAATGTCCTTACCATGGCTGGCAATTTTCGGAGTCTGGTTCCTGCGAAAAGATTCCATTCCAAAAGGGAGACGGCACAGCCAATGAAAGCCCGCGCGCAGCCGCAACCACATACCCTTGTCGCGTGGAGCAAGGATTATTATTTGTGTATCTCGGCAAGCTCGAAAATGCGGAGACCCAACCATTGCCGACGATTCCAGCCCTCGATCAATATCCCGGTGAATGGGTGATGGCGGATGTGTTTCGAGACATTCCCTACGACGCAACGACATTACTCGAAAATGTCTTGGATACGAGTCATGTGGCCTTTACGCACCATCCCCGTGTTGGGAATCGTAAGAATGCCAAAGACTTCGAGTTAGAAGTTTCGGAAGTGGCAAACACTGGCTTTACGGGCATCTGGGAAGAAGGCCCCCGCATGGGAAAATTAGGCTCTCAGAAAACCACATTTTTTGCGCCGTCTGCCATGTGGCATGACATTGAGGATAGTCCCTTTGGGCAGGTGATGACTTGTGTTTACGCGATTCCGACGGAGAAAGGAAAATGCCGGGCGATCGTGCGATTACCCTTTCGCTTTAAGTCGGTAATTCCACGGCTAATTTTTAAGTACACGCCGCGTTGGTGGTCTCATGTTAACCAGATGGGGATTCTCGAAGATGATCAAATTTTCCTCCATCTCCAGGAGCGGGAATTAGAAAAATCCAACAAAAATTACGCGCAAACTTGTTATCTGCCGACGGGTTCGGATTTGTTTGTGTTGGCCTATCGCAAATGGGTGGAGAGTTTTGGAGAACCGTTTGCCGACCAAACTTTTGCGCCGGCGGAAGTGAGCCAAGAAAAGCTAATGGAGCGCTACCATTCCCACACGGAAAATTGTTCGAGCTGCAAAGCGGCGCTGGCTAATATCAAAAAGATTCGCGCAGGGTTAATTATTGTGGGATTCCTAGGATGGCTAGCTTTACCTTTCCATGGTGTCTTGGGATTATCGACGACGGTGATGGGGGCGATCGCCGCCATTATTTCCTTGGGTGGTTTAGCTTGGTGGAAACTGGGTCAATATGAGCGCAAATTTTACGATGGCGAATATCCCCCGACCCGCAATTATAAAAAGTAG